The Branchiostoma floridae strain S238N-H82 chromosome 8, Bfl_VNyyK, whole genome shotgun sequence genome has a segment encoding these proteins:
- the LOC118421947 gene encoding anaphase-promoting complex subunit 2-like has protein sequence MAASVENLGAAWSTVTTGLLPCRGQAKAPPTDDVLKSAITVLDHHGVSFIIEEWFLESLQSDLRENIGPTFWNHFSAETNGPKQHGADGTLVSAFSELHTSLSSYLPSVDVLERLRTEGSKQSLKDKVLLIFKALLFYDIPLKFHGVVKEFYSCAFKACEEELRKKEKTSPGEEEGPDEEEEDTDEDSLTCGGCEQEKERCSCTETLTLFHQLNAQLHSLGLLERVCGEAVTAIIHDRIQQHIQNTCQGEFESQFLHPLEKWLNSKVLSWLHLVFKGTPGQTGEREVSAKTQESLDRWQTRLLYFLYQTYGTLRISEMFDIIVEFPDSMSALEDLKVCLEKTDLRRTLVSSLRSAIGRRLLQPGATTSDVLSQYILLVKSLRVLDPTGVLLELVGDRIRHYLRTRDDTVRKIVEGLTEEEGGSDLADELMKGDPISLEEGVEEEGEDPWAWTKWEPDPIDADPSKTSKSRRSPDIISLLISIYGSKELFIKEYQSVLCNRILSFNYDLTRELRNLELLKLRFGESQLGNCEVMLKDVQDSKRVNDLIKSENLMGVAVSGMIISAQYWPQLKETKLALPPAVQERFDSYTQAFQTVKASRTLNWLPQMGLVDLDIELKNRRLSVMVNPVVATIIMHFQDKERWTLDELSTAMQVPSSVLRRRITFWQNYGLIRENPPGTYVLLEEGADHHGDVMIDSDEETESATASSQEMREEEMQMFWVYVQGMLTNLDSLPLERIHSMLKMFAMRDNPIEISLQELKAFLDSKVRSQQLLLSGGKYKLPKNR, from the exons ATGGCGGCCTCTGTGGAGAATTTGGGCGCCGCTTGGAGCACGGTAACGACCGGACTACTGCCGTGTCGGGGACAG GCAAAGGCCCCCCCGACGGACGATGTGCTGAAGTCGGCCATCACGGTTCTGGACCACCACGGAGTGTCCTTCATCATTGAGGAGTGGTTTCTAGAGTCGCTGCAGTCGGACCTGAGGGAGAACATCGGCCCCACATTCTGGAACCACTTCAGTGCAGAGACCAACGGGCCAAAACAGCACGGGGCGGACG GTACGCTGGTCTCTGCCTTTAGCGAGCTCCACACAAGTTTGTCGTCCTACCTGCCCAGCGTGGACGTCCTGGAGAGACTTAGGACAGAAGGTTCAAAACAAAGTCTTAAAGACAAAGTCCTGCTGATCTTCAAGGCTCTGCTGTTCTATGACATTCCCTTGAAGTTCCATGGTGTGGTGAAGGAATTCTACAGCTGTGCGTTTAAGGCTTGTGAAGAG GAGCTGCGTAAGAAGGAGAAGACTTCCCCAGGTGAGGAGGAAGGtccagatgaagaagaagaggataCAGATGAGGACAGTCTGACCTGCGGAGGCTGTGAGCAGGAGAAGGAGCGCTGCTCCTGCACCGAGACTCTCACACTCTTCCACCAGCTCAACGCACAGCT GCACAGTTTAGGACTGCTGGAGCGGGTGTGTGGTGAGGCCGTAACAGCCATCATACATGACCGAATACAGCAGCACATTCAGAACACCTGCCAGGGAGAATTTGAGTCACAGTTTCTGCACCCTCTGGAGAAG TGGTTGAACAGTAAGGTGTTGAGCTGGCTCCACCTGGTGTTTAAGGGCACACCTGGACAGACAGGTGAAAGGGAGGTCAGCGCCAAGACTCAGGAGTCTCTGGACAGGTGGCAGACAAGACTGCTCTACTTCTTATACCAG ACATACGGAACGTTACGAATCTCGGAGATGTTTGACATCATCGTGGAGTTTCCTGACAGCATGTCAGCCCTGGAGGACCTGAAGGTCTGTCTTGAGAAGACTGACCTGAGACGAACCCTGGTCTCATCCCTACGTTCCGCCATTGGCAGGAGACTGCTGCAGCCAG GAGCAACCACCTCAGATGTGTTGAGTCAGTACATCCTACTGGTGAAGTCCCTGCGTGTGTTAGACCCTACAGGGGTGCTGCTGGAACTGGTGGGGGACAGGATCAGGCACTACctcag AACTCGAGACGACACGGTGCGAAAGATCGTGGAAGGTCTCACTGAGGAGGAGGGGGGCTCTGACCTGGCTGATGAGCTGATGAAGGGAGATCCCATTTCCCTGGAGGAGGGggtggaggaggagggggaggacCCCTGGGCATGGACCAAGTGGGAACCTGACCCCATCGATGCTGATCCTT CGAAAACGTCAAAGAGCCGTCGGTCCCCCGACATCATCAGCCTCCTGATCAGTATCTACGGGAGTAAGGAGCTGTTTATAAAGGAGTACCAGTCCGTCCTCTGTAACCGCATCCTGTCCTTCAACTACGACCTGACCCGCGAACTCCGCAACCTCGAGCTGCTCAAGCTGCGCTTCGGCGAGAGCCAGCTGGGCAACTGTGAGGTCATGCTCAAG GATGTCCAAGACTCGAAGCGCGTGAACGACTTGATCAAGTCAGAGAATCTGATG GGCGTTGCTGTGTCCGGTATGATCATCTCGGCGCAGTACTGGCCGCAGCTGAAGGAGACCAAACTGGCGCTGCCGCCGGCCGTGCAGGAAAGGTTCGACAGCTACACACAGGCATTCCAGACGGTTAAAG caAGTCGTACACTAAACTGGTTACCACAGATGGGGCTGGTAGACCTGGATATAGAGCTGAAGAACAGAAGACTGTCTGTTATGGTCAACCCTGTGGTGGCTACCATCATCATGCACTTCCAGGACAAGG AGCGGTGGACGCTGGACGAGTTAAGCACCGCCATGCAGGTTCCATCCTCCGTCCTGCGGAGAAGGATCACTTTCTGGCAGAACTACGGCCTCATCAG GGAGAACCCGCCGGGCACCTATGTGCTCTTGGAGGAGGGTGCGGATCACCATGGCGACGTGATGATTGACAGCGACGAGGAGACGGAGTCGGCCACAGCCTCCTCACAGGAGATGAGGGAGGAGGAGATGCAG ATGTTCTGGGTGTATGTACAAGGCATGCTGACAAACCTGGACAGTTTACCACTAGAGAGAATCCACTCCATGCTGAAGATGTTCGCCATGAGAGACAACCCCATCGAGATCTCCCTGCAGGAGCTCAAGGCCTTCCTGGACAGCAAGGTCAGGTCTCAGCAGCTGCTGCTTTCAGGGGGGAAGTACAAGCTGCCGAAAAACAGGTGA
- the LOC118420992 gene encoding serine O-succinyltransferase-like isoform X1, translating to MFRKAFERGVSAIARNTPGRGEPRRRAHDAAVSGGGVSGSRGQAAATPLAGEQASRGQHSAAVTEPQPETKMFRGHETTFPCMMKKSLQGPDPTYQKVVSGFKLFQSDEPFHCELNGGVLPELDVAYETWGRLNEARSNAVIIHTGLSANSHARSHEENPAPGWWEKFIGPGCAIDTNHFFVICANNIGGCYGSSGPSSKNPLTDQPYATTFPIITVADMVNSQFMLLDHLGIQKLHASVGPSLGGMISLMAGALYPDRVGRVVSISACAQSHPASIAMRYLQRRCIMQDPHWNNGYYYDGKYPGQGMKMAREIATTTYRSGPEWEIRFSRKKISGNISLCPTFEIESYIDYQGAQFMSKYDPNSLLYISKAMDLFDISDGYSSMVEGLQRVRCPIMVMGVQSDILFPVWQQRELAKLLHQAGNEAVTYFELNSIFGHDTFLLDLNGVGTAIKGFLETAVKENGNGGKKQNKTHHFL from the exons ATGTTCAGGAAGGCGTTCGAGCGAGGTGTCTCAGCAATCGCCAGAAACACGCCCGGGAGAGGGGAGCCGAGGCGCCGGGCGCACGACGCGGCTGTCTCGGGCGGGGGTGTGTCCGGGTCCCGAGGACAGGCCGCCGCCACCCCCCTGGCCGGGGAGCAGGCTTCACGGGGTCAGCACAGCGCGGCCGTGACCGAACCACAACCCGAGACCAAGATGTTCAGGGGACACGAGACGACATTTCCCTGTATGATGAAAAA GTCGCTGCAGGGCCCAGATCCGACCTACCAGAAGGTGGTGTCTGGTTTCAAACTGTTCCAGTCCGACGAGCCGTTCCACTGCGAGCTGAACGGGGGGGTTCTGCCGGAGTTAGATGTGGCGTATGAAACGTGGGGTCGGCTGAACGAGGCCCGGAGCAATGCAGTGATCATCCACACGGGCCTGTCCGCAAACTCACATGCTAGAAGCCATGAA GAAAACCCAGCGCCCGGTTGGTGGGAGAAGTTCATCGGCCCCGGCTGTGCAATCGACACAAACCACTTCTTTGTCATCTGTGCAAACAACATCGGAGGCTGCTACGGTTCCTC AGGACCATCATCTAAGAATCCCCTCACAGACCAG CCCTACGCCACGACGTTCCCCATTATAACTGTGGCAGACATGGTCAACTCACAGTTCATGTTACTGGACCATCTGGGCATTCAGAAG CTCCACGCATCTGTTGGCCCATCTCTCGGAGGAATGATATCGTTAATGGCAGGAGCCCTGTATCCCGACAGAGTCGGCAG GGTGGTTTCCATCTCTGCCTGTGCCCAGTCCCACCCAGCCTCCATCGCGATGCGGTACCTCCAGCGGCGCTGCATCATGCAGGACCCACACTGGAACAACGGGTACTACTACGATGGGAAATACCCTGGACAGGGCATGAAGATGGCCAG GGAGATCGCGACCACGACGTATCGCAGCGGTCCGGAGTGGGAGATCAGGTTCAGTAGGAAGAAGATTAGCGGGAACATCAGCCTGTGTCCGACGTTTGAGATCGAGAGCTACATCGACTACCAGGGGGCACAGTTCATGTCCAAGTACGACCCAAACTCGCTGCTATACATCTCAAAG GCAATGGACCTGTTTGACATCAGTGATGGCTACAGCAGTATGGTGGAGGGGCTACAGAGAGTTCGCTGCCCCATCATGGTCATGGGAGTACAGAGTGATATCCTGTTCCCTGTCTGGCAGCAGAGAGAACTGGCCAAGCTGTTACACCAAGCAG GCAATGAAGCAGTGACGTACTTTGAGCTGAACTCCATATTTGGGCATGACACGTTCCTGTTGGACCTGAACGGTGTGGGAACTGCCATTAAG GGATTCTTGGAGACTGCAGTGAAGGAAAACGGCAATGGTGGGAAGAAACAGAATAAGACACACCACTTCCTCTGA
- the LOC118420992 gene encoding serine O-succinyltransferase-like isoform X2: MFRKAFERGVSAIARNTPGRGEPRRRAHDAAVSGGGVSGSRGQAAATPLAGEQASRGQHSAAVTEPQPETKMFRGHETTFPCMMKKSLQGPDPTYQKVVSGFKLFQSDEPFHCELNGGVLPELDVAYETWGRLNEARSNAVIIHTGLSANSHARSHEENPAPGWWEKFIGPGCAIDTNHFFVICANNIGGCYGSSGPSSKNPLTDQPYATTFPIITVADMVNSQFMLLDHLGIQKLHASVGPSLGGMISLMAGALYPDRVGRVVSISACAQSHPASIAMRYLQRRCIMQDPHWNNGYYYDGKYPGQGMKMAREIATTTYRSGPEWEIRFSRKKISGNISLCPTFEIESYIDYQGAQFMSKYDPNSLLYISKAMDLFDISDGYSSMVEGLQRVRCPIMVMGVQSDILFPVWQQRELAKLLHQAGNEAVTYFELNSIFGHDTFLLDLNGVGTAIKGFLETAVKENGNGGKKQNKTHHFL; the protein is encoded by the exons ATGTTCAGGAAGGCGTTCGAGCGAGGTGTCTCAGCAATCGCCAGAAACACGCCCGGGAGAGGGGAGCCGAGGCGCCGGGCGCACGACGCGGCTGTCTCGGGCGGGGGTGTGTCCGGGTCCCGAGGACAGGCCGCCGCCACCCCCCTGGCCGGGGAGCAGGCTTCACGGGGTCAGCACAGCGCGGCCGTGACCGAACCACAACCCGAGACCAAGATGTTCAGGGGACACGAGACGACATTTCCCTGTATGATGAAAAA GTCGCTGCAGGGCCCAGATCCGACCTACCAGAAGGTGGTGTCTGGTTTCAAACTGTTCCAGTCCGACGAGCCGTTCCACTGCGAGCTGAACGGGGGGGTTCTGCCGGAGTTAGATGTGGCGTATGAAACGTGGGGTCGGCTGAACGAGGCCCGGAGCAATGCAGTGATCATCCACACGGGCCTGTCCGCAAACTCACATGCTAGAAGCCATGAA GAAAACCCAGCGCCCGGTTGGTGGGAGAAGTTCATCGGCCCCGGCTGTGCAATCGACACAAACCACTTCTTTGTCATCTGTGCAAACAACATCGGAGGCTGCTACGGTTCCTC AGGACCATCATCTAAGAATCCCCTCACAGACCAG CCCTACGCCACGACGTTCCCCATTATAACTGTGGCAGACATGGTCAACTCACAGTTCATGTTACTGGACCATCTGGGCATTCAGAAG CTCCACGCATCTGTTGGCCCATCTCTCGGAGGAATGATATCGTTAATGGCAGGAGCCCTGTATCCCGACAGAGTCGGCAG GGTGGTTTCCATCTCTGCCTGTGCCCAGTCCCACCCAGCCTCCATCGCGATGCGGTACCTCCAGCGGCGCTGCATCATGCAGGACCCACACTGGAACAACGGGTACTACTACGATGGGAAATACCCTGGACAGGGCATGAAGATGGCCAG GGAGATCGCGACCACGACGTATCGCAGCGGTCCGGAGTGGGAGATCAGGTTCAGTAGGAAGAAGATTAGCGGGAACATCAGCCTGTGTCCGACGTTTGAGATCGAGAGCTACATCGACTACCAGGGGGCACAGTTCATGTCCAAGTACGACCCAAACTCGCTGCTATACATCTCAAAG GCAATGGACCTGTTTGACATCAGTGATGGCTACAGCAGTATGGTGGAGGGGCTACAGAGAGTTCGCTGCCCCATC ATGGTCATGGGAGTACAGAGCGACATCCTGTTCCCTGTCTGGCAGCAGAGAGAACTGGCCAAGCTGTTACACCAAGCAG GCAATGAAGCAGTGACGTACTTTGAGCTGAACTCCATATTTGGGCATGACACGTTCCTGTTGGACCTGAACGGTGTGGGAACTGCCATTAAG GGATTCTTGGAGACTGCAGTGAAGGAAAACGGCAATGGTGGGAAGAAACAGAATAAGACACACCACTTCCTCTGA